The genomic DNA TCGACCTCCTCGCAGAGCTCGTCGGCCAGCTGCTCGAGGTCCTGCGGACCGTTGCGGATCCTGGCGGCCAGCAGCTGCACCCCCTCGTCGAGATCTACGCCGGGCAGCTCCACCAGGCCGTCGGTGTACAGCAGCATCGTCTGCCCCGGGTCCAGCTCCATCGTGCTGACCGGGTACTCGAGACCTCCGAACTCGGCCGAAAGGCCCAGTGGCAGCCCGCCCTCCACGGGCATCCTGCGGCAGCTTCCGTCGGTGTCCCGGACCAGCGGATCGATATGCCCGGCCCGGACCAGCTGTATGACTCCGGTGGTCAGGTCGACCTCGGCGTACGTGCAGGTCGCGAAGCGGTCGGTGTCGAGTTCGTGGAGGAACGCGGAGGCCCGCGCCATGACCGTGGCCGGGCTGTGTCCCTCCGCCGCGTACGCGTGGAGCACGATGCGCAGCTGTCCCATGACGGCCGCCGCGTGCGTGTCGTGGCCCTGTACGTCCCCGATGACGGCTCCGACGCGGCCGCCGGGCAGCGGAATGACGTCGTACCAGTCGCCCCCGATGTCCTGACCCTGCCGGGCCGAGCGGTAGCGCACGGCGATCTGCGCACCCGGCACCGCGGGGATGCGGCGGGGCAGCATCGCCTGCTGGAGCCCCTCGGCGAGGTCGTGCTCCTGCTCGTACAGCATGGCCCGCTGGAGGCTCTGGGCGATGGAGCTGCCGAGCGCGACCAGCAGATTGCGTTCGTCGCCCTCGAAGCCGTCCTTGCCGCTGTAGAGGAGTCCGATCGCACCGATCGGCCGGGCCTGGGCGATCAGCGGCAGATAGGCGGCCGAAGTGATGCCGAGACCGCTGATGCGCGGCCACAGGATCGGGTACGAGGTGGCGAAGTCCTCGGAGGACACGATGAAACGGGGTCTGAGCGTACGGATGACTTCGCTCATCGGGTACGGCTCGTCCGTACGGGTGAAACGGGTGCCCGGCACGAAGGACCCCGCGGGGCCGTCCGCGACGAGATGGATGCGACCGGCTTCGAGCAGCCCCACGACGAGACTGGTCGCACCGAGGTGGGCGAGGCCCTGCGAGTTCTTCAGGACCTCGATGACGTCCTGGACGGTACGGGCATGGGCCAGCGCGGCCGTGGTGGTCTCGACCAGGCTGGTGCGGCGGCGCCGCTCCTCGTCCAGCTCGCGGCGGGCGGTGGAGTCGGCCAGCTCCTGGGTGGCGTCCCGGACGATACCGATGATGCGGTGGGGGCGGCCCGCCTCGTCACGCCGGATGAAGCCCTGGGTGTGGGTCCAGCGCAGCGTGCCGTCACGCCGGAGAATGCGGAAGTACGCCCCGTAGTTGGCCTGCCCGCACTTGAGGGCCTGGGACACCATGGCGTCGAGCCGTGCGGCCTCATCGGTCGGTACCCGGGGGCCGAGGCTCTCCGGCCGGCCGTCGTATTCGTCGACCCGCATGTCGAACACGTCGAGTGCGGGCCGGTCCATGTGCATGAGGCCACTGTCGAGGTCCCAGTCGAAGCTGCCCATACGGTTCAGGGCGAGGCTGAGATCCGGGTGGGCGGGCCAGTCGTCCGGGAGTGACAGGGCACCCACAACCCGATCATCCATGCGGGTCACTCTGCCATCAATTGTCCGATTCTTCGAGAGATCCCGTTCGCCGGACCGCCAGGGGGCCCGGTCGCCGGGCCCCCTCCGCCGCAACGCTGTCGCGCCGGATTCAGCGCCCCTGGAGCGCCTTGACGTTGTCCCCGAACGTCCACCCCTTCGACCCGTCCCAGTTCAGCGACCAGTCCATCAGCCCCTTCAGCCCGCCGCCGTACGTGTTCCAGGCCTGTGAGACCAGGTTCGGCGCCATGTAGCCGCCCCCGGCGCCGGGCTGCGCCGGCAGGCCCGGGACCTGCTTGTCGTACGGAACCTTGATGGTGGTGCCCTGGATGGTCAGGCCGCTGTTCAGGCAGTCGGTCTGCGCGGTGAACCCCTGGACGGTTCCGGCGGAGTACGAGTCGCCGGAGCAGCCGTACATGCTGCCGTTGTAGTACTGCATGTTCAGCCACCAGAGCCGCCCGTTGTCCGCGTACTTCTTCACGATGGGGAGGTACGCGCCCCAGATGGAGCCGTACGCCACGCTGCCCCCGGTGACGTAGGCCGTCTCGGGCGCCATCGTCAGACCGAAGTTGGACGGCATCCGGGCGAGTACTCCGTCGATGATGCGGATGAGATTGGCCTGCGACGTGGACAGCTGACCGATGTTGCCGCTGCCGGTGAGGCCGGTCTCGATGTCGATGTCGATGCCGTCGAAGTTGTACGTCTGCAGGATCGGCACCACGGTGTCGACGAAGCGGTCGGCGACGGCGCTGGAGCTGAGGTCGATCCCGGCCGTGGCACCGCCGATGGACAGCAGGGTGGTCAGACCCGACGCCTTGGCCTGGCACATCTCGGCAGGGGTCGGGACCTTCACGGTCGAGTCCATCCCGTCCTCCCACAGGACGGTGCCGTCGGAGCGGATGACCGGGAAGGCCGCGTTGATCACGTTGTACCCGTGGGCGGGGATGCGGGAGTCGGTGATCGGGATCCATCCGAGCGGCGGGTGTACACCGTTGGCCGCGCCGTCCCAGTTCTCCCAGTAACCCTGCAGCACCTTGCCCGCCGGCTTCGACTTCACCGCGCAGGTCTCGTCCTGCGCCGCGCTCGGGGTCGCGGCGACGAGCGTCTGCACGAGACATACGGCCGCCAGGCCGATCCCGAACAGACGCGATGTCCGACCGAACATGCGGGTTCCCTTCCGTCGTGGCCGGCCGCCCACCGCACCGCGAGAGTCATCATGCACCTGACAATGCACACGCTAAAATGGTCCAGACCTGCCGTCAAGAGGCCTGGACCGACGACCGGTGAGGTCGCCTGGCGGGGCCGGTCGGCGCGGGAGGCTCCACGAGCAGGGCGCGGCGCGGCCCGTGCCGCGCCCGAGCGGTGGCACGAAAGAGCGCATATCGTTCACTAGAGGTGGTGCACCGGTGCGGCTGCAGTCCGCGTGCACAGCACCCCGGAATCCGTGGCGGACGGAGGACGGAATGTCAACGGCCAAGAACATGCTGGACGCGCTCCCACCCGAAGGGCGCGCGCGACTGCTCGACCAGGCAGCCCGCGAGGTGTCGTTGCCCGTCGGCACCCGGATCTTCGAAGAGGGCCGCAAGGCCGACCGCTTCTGGATCATCCGATCCGGCCAGGTAGAACTGGACCTCCATGTGCCCGGCCACCGGTCCGCGGTGATCGAGACACTGGGCCGGGACGAACTGCTGGGCTGGTCCTGGCTGTTCCCGCCGCGCATCTGGCATCTCGGCGCCGTCGCGATCTACCCGGTGGAGGCCGTGGAGTTCGATGCCGCGGCCGTCTGCTCACTGTGCGACGAAGACGCCGAGTTGGGGCGTGCGCTGTACAGGTACGTCGCGGAGACCGTGGCGGCACGGCTGCGCGGGACCCGAACCCGACTGCTCGCCCTGTACGGTCCGCAGTCCGGCAACCGGGCGGGTGCGAACCACGATGCGGACATCGGCCAGGACCTCGCGGACATCTGACGCGCAGCACACGGTCGCACGCCACTCACGCCTCCACCATCCCCGGCGAAGCGGCCGCACAACTCCGGCACCCCTCATTGAACACGTTCAAGAAAGCCTCTAGAGTCGGCTCGGACAACTACTTGAACGCGTTCAAGACGGGGGATGTGCCATGTCCGTACTGGTCGACCTGATCGTGATGCTGGGCATGCTGGTCGTCGTACCGGCCGGACTTCGGCTGACCGGGGCAGCCGAACTCGACCGGATCCGCCGTCTGTGGCCGCTGTTCGCCGTCCCCGGGGCCGTCGCCCTCTGGCTGCCACGTGGCGGACCCGCCACGGTCCTCGCCGGCTGCTACGCGCTCGGGGCCGTACTCCTCGCCCTGCATGCGCCGCCCCGGCTGCTCCGCGCGGTCCGGGCCTCCGCCGCTCACCGCACCGCCGAGATCGCACTGTTCACCGCCCTCGTCACCCCGTCGGTCGCCGCCACCGCGCTGGTCGCCGAACGCTCCGGGCATGCCCTCTTCGGCTTCGGGCCCGGAATCCTCGCGCTCACCGTGCCGCACTTCCACTTCGCCGGGTTCGCCGCCGCACTGATCGCAGGACTCGTCCGCCGGGTCGCGGACGGGCCGGCCGGCCGGTTCGCCGCATCGAGCGTGCCGTCGGGCACCCTGCTCGTGCTCATCGGATACTTCATCGGCGACTGGGCCGAGCTGGCCGGAGCAGTCGTGCTGACGGCCGGGATGTGGACTGTCGCCCTGCTGACCTGGCGCACGATCCGCGTCAGCGGCCGGGACCGGACCACCCGCACTCTGTTCGCCGTCTCGTCCGCCGTGCTCGTGGCGACCATGGTGCTCGCGCTGAGCTGGGCGCTCGGCGAGGCGACCGGGCTGCCGCACCCCACGCTGACCTGGATGGCCGCGACCCACGGTCTCGGCAACGCACTGGGCTTCGCGCTCTGCTCGGTGCTCGCCTGGCGACGGCTCCAGGATCAGCCCGAGCAGTCGCCACCCGGCCGTCCTGGTACCGGGCCGCCCCCTGCCGACCCGGCCCTCGCCACCTCGGTCCGCACGGACCCGCCCCTCACCCGCCCCGCCCTCACCGGCCTCGAAGACAGGACGTCATGAGTACCCTCACCTATCCCGAGGTCGGCGCCACCCGGCTCGGCCCGCTCCCCGACGGGTACAACCATCTCCACCACCGGGTCGCGGTGGGCCGTGGCCGCGCCGACTTCGAGGCTGCGGGCGCCGCCGTCACCGACTGGCGCATGCATCGCACCTCCGGCGCACGGGTACGGGCGTCAACGGCCCGCGCCGAGGCCGGGACCAGCGTGCGGGTATCGATCGGGGTCGGCCCGTTCCGGTTCACCGCGCCGTGCGAGGTGGTCTGGACCGCGTACGAGAAGGCGCGCATCGGCTTCGCCTACGGCACCCGTCCGCACCACCCCGAGTGCGGTGAGGAGTGCTTCGTGGTCGACCTGGCGGACGACGGCACGGTGTGGTTCACCGTGCTGGCGTTCTCCCGTCCGGTCAGTTGGTACGTCCGGCTCGCGGGGCCGCTCGTGCCGATGGCCCAGCACATGTACGCGCGCCGGCTCGGCACCGCACTGCGCCGGATCGTCTCGGCGAGCTGAACCGGCTCAGTCGCTCCGCAGCGCCGATACTGGACGTGATGGAGTGGTTCACCGCAGATGGCTACTGGCTCAGCCGGCTGATCTTCCAGCGGGCTCTCGCCGGCATCTATCTGGTCGCCTTTCTCGCCGCCGCGCTCCAGTTCCGGGCGCTGATCGGCGAGCGCGGCATGCTCCCGGTGCCGGAGTTCCTACGGTGTACGGACTGGCGGGAGGCCCCCGGTCTCTTCCGCCTCCACTACTCCGACCGCTTCTTCGCCGCCGTCTGCTGGACGGGCTGTGCCGTCGCGGTCGCGCTGATCGCGGGGGTGGACTCGTACGTTCCGCTGTGGGCGGCGATGCTGCTGTGGCTGCTGCCGTGGGCGCTGTATCTGTCGATCGTGCAGGTCGGTCAGATCTGGTACAGCTTCGGATGGGAGTCGCTGCTCCTGGAAACCGGCTTCCTCGCCGTCCTGCTCGGCAACGCGGATACGGCTCCACCGGTCCTGGTGCTGTGGCTGCTCCGTTGGGTGCTGTTCCGGGTCGAGTTCGGCGCCGGGATGATCAAGATCCGTGGCGACGCATGCTGGCGCAGGCTGACCTGTCTGGACTTCCACCATGAGACCCAGCCGATGCCGGGCCCGCTGAGCTGGTTCTTCCACCGGCTGCCGAAGCCGCTCCACCGGGTCGAGGTGGCGGCCAACCATGTCACCCAGCTGCTGGTCCCGGTGCTGCTGTTCGCCCCGCAGCCGGTGGCGAGTGCCGCCGCCGGGCTGATGATCGCCACCCAGCTGTGGCTCGTGCTGTCCGGGAACTTCGCCTGGTTGAACTGGGTGACCATCACCCTCGCCCTGTCCGCCGTCGACTGGTCACTGGTCGCCACGCCGCCCGCACAGTCCACCCCGCCGCTCTGGTACGAGGTGGTGGTCATCGCCGTCACCGCGCTGGTCCTGGTGCTCAGCTACCGTCCGGCGCGCAACCTCGTCTCGCGCCGCCAGGTGATGAACCGCTCCTTCGACCCGCTGCATCTCGTCAATACGTACGGTGCGTTCGGCAGCATCAGCCGCGTCCGCCTGGAGATCGTGGTCGAGGGCACCGACGAGCAGCTGCTCCACCCGGGCACGGCCTGGCAGGAGTACGGCTTCCGCGGCAAACCGGGCGATCCGCGCCGGCTGCCGCGCCAGTTCGCCCCGTACCATCTGCGGCTCGACTGGCTGATGTGGTTCGCGGCGCTGTCCCCCGCGTACGCACAGTCCTGGTTCGGCCCGTTCGTGGAGCGGCTGCTGGAGAACGACCGGGACACGCTGCGGCTGCTGCGCCACAACCCGTTCCCCGACGCGCCACCCGCACACATTCGCGCCAGGGTGTACCACTACCGGTACACGACCTGGCGCGAACTGCGGGCCACCGGACGCTGGTGGCACCGCACCTATGTGCGGGACTTCATCCGGCCCGTCTCGCTCGGTCCCTCGTTCCTCAGCCCGACCAGGCGACCTTGAAGACCCAGGCGTGCTTCCCGGTCCTCCGCGCGCCCGCCGGTACGTCGATCACCAGCGAACCGCCCGTGGTGTGCCAGTGGAGCGGCCGGTCGTACCCGAGCAGGGTGACCCGGTCGCCGCCGCGGATCGGAACCGGGGCCTCGACGGTGAGGGTCGCGCCCGGCTGAGCCAGCGAGTGGATGTAGAAGGCCTTGTTCGGCCGGACGGTGAACCGCAGGTCCTCGCCGAGTTGCGGCATCCGTGACCAGTACGTGGTCCCGTGGATTGCTTCGCCGTTGGTCTTGAGCCACTCCCCCGTCTCCCGCAGCCGGCGCTGCATGATCTCGGGGATCGTGCCGTCGGCCTTCGGTCCGATGTCGAGCAGGAAATTGCCGTTCTTGGAGACGATGTCGACGAGCGAGTGCACGACCTCCTCGGTCGTCATGTACTTCTCGTCGGGCGTCTGGGCGTTGTAGCCGTACGAGAACGGGTCGAGGCCCCGGCTGGATTCCCACTTCGCCGTGACGATCTGGTCGTACGTCGTGTACTCGGGCGTCGTGAAGTCGTATGTCCCGATCCCGGAGCGGTTGTTGACGGTGACATCGATGGGCCGGGCCCGGTTCTTGGCATGGTTGAAGTACTCGGACAGCACCCGGTGGCTGTCGTTGTCGCCGCCGATGTCGCACCAGAGGATCTCGGGGTCGTACCCGTGGACCAGCTCCAGCATCTGCGGGCCCTGGAACTCGGTGACGTAGTCCTTGCCCGCCGTGTATCCGGTGTACGGGACGGGCTCCAGGGTGTACGGGTTGCGCGGGGCGTGGCCCATCCAGGGCTGGTCGGGGTTGAACCACTCGGGCATCGAGAAGTACAGCCCTCGGTGCAGTTCCGGGGTGTAGCGACGCGAGGCGTCGAAGAGCTCCTTCACCAGGTCGCGCCTGGGCCCCATCTTCACCGCGTTGCGGTCGGAGAGCTTGGTGTCCCAGAGCGCGAATCCCTCGTGGTGCTTGGAGGTGAGGACGTGGTACTGCGCGCCCGCGTCCCGGAACAGCTCCACCCAGGACCTGGGGTCGAAACGCTCGGCCCGGAACTGCGGGATGAAGTCGTCGTAGTTGAAGGACTCGCCGTACGTGTCGCGGTGGTGGGCGTACGTCGGGTTGTTGGGGTCCTGCATCTGGTTCCAGTACCACTCGGCGTACTGCGTGCCCACCGGCGCCCAGGCGGGTACCGAGTAGACCCCCCAGTGGATGAAGATGCCGAACTTCGCCTCCTGGAACCAGTACGGCGCCTGGTGGCTGGAGAGGGAGGCGTCGGTGGGCCGGTAGTCGGGGACGCCGAGGGTGAGCGAGCGGCGGACGGTGGCCGCCTGCTGCCCGCGACCACGCGCGACAACGTTGCCTTCCTGGGCGGTGCCGGGTGCGGTGCCCGGCCTGCTGCGGATGCCGATCCGGACGCGGGCCTGGTCGCCGGGGGCGAGCCGGGTGATGCGGGCGGGCTCGACCGTACGGGCTCCGGGAACGTCCACGGAGAGGCTGAGGCCGTCGGCGGCGAGGACTGCGACGGTCCCCGCGTTGACGACGGTGGCCTCGACGCTCTGCGCGCCGGAGTCCAGCAGCGAGGTGGTGGAGTGCGCGTCCCGCAGGGACAGTGCCCGCCCCTCGGCGGCCGGCTGGAGCGACAGCGCGAAGATGTGCAGTGATGAGCTGTTGGCCTCGGCGGGCCCGGTGGTGGGCAGGGTCAGCGCCACGGCTTCCCTGGTCGGGTCGAGCGCGATCTCGGTGACGTCGATGGAGACCTGGTGCGCGTCCTTGTCACCGTCGGGGCGGTAGCGGTACGCGGCGGTGAGCGCGCCACTGCCGGAATACCAGTCGGGGCCGCCGAGGGCGGCGTTCGATGTGGTGCCGTCCGCGTAGTGGACGGTGGCCCGGCCGGAGGCGGCGCCGTAGCTGCACGCGGTGAGGAAGAGCCCGGAGAGGTAGCGGCCGGGCGGCAGGTCGATGCGCTGGCCGAGGGCGACGATGTTGTTCTTGGCACCGGCGCCGGAGGCGGGGAAGAGGAACGTGGTGCCGTCGATCTCTCGTTCTCCGGCGGGGAGCTCCTCACCGGGGAAGGTGTAGCCGGAGCCGTCGAAGTTGCCGCCACGGGCCTCGGCGGTATCGATGCCGTCGTTGTCGAACCAGCTGTCCAGGGCCACGGGGACGGCGGCGGGGACGGTGCCCCAGTCGCTTCCGTGGCTGTCCGGTCCCGGGAGTGCGGCTCCGGTTCGCGGGGCCGCATCGGCGGTGGCGGGGGTGAGCAGAGCGGCGCCGACTGCCGCCCCTGCCGTCATTCCGAGTACATGGCGTCTGGGAAGTTCGGTCATGACGTCCGATGATTGAAGCGTGGCGAGGACCTGTCAATGAAAATTTCCAGACAGAACGAAACTTCTTCCCCACAACCATCGGATGACTGGATGTACCTGAGTCAGGCCGACCGATCCGATCGGTGCTGCCGAGCCGCCGACCACATGCCGAAGCCCCGGCTCTCCGTGGTGGCGGAGGGCCGGGGCTTCCGAGCTGACGGACCGGGGCGAGTGATCGGGCCGCGCGGGTCGGGCCGGAGGATCAGTCGATGCCCGGCAGGATGTGCGGCTCGGCGAGGTCGTCCTCGTAGCCGGCCAGCCGGATCGGTGCGGACCTGGCCCAGACTTCGATGTTCCGGAGCTTTTCGGGCCGCTTGGCCCGCTCTCCGCTTCGTTCCGCCGGTCGCTTCTCGTGCTTCGTCAGTTCTGGTGTCACCGCGCACTCCTTAGTGTCACGTCACCCCGGGCGGCGCCGAGCCTCCGGCCTCTAACCGGAAATCGACTGCCCATGAGGGGCAGGGGCAGGAACAGTTCGGTCGCGGTGGCGCCGGGTGTGGATCGGGGACGGCGGCCTGCTTACAGACCTGTCCCAGGACGGCCGAGGAAGTTTCGTGGATCCCTTGGTGGCGTCCGTGCACATCAGACTAACCAAATGAGCGCGTCCGCGCTCGATGGAATGCGTGCGGTGGGTCACTTTCGGACATCCGGGTGATCTACCAGCCTGCGGGCGCGTAGTCCTTGAGGAAGCAACCGAACAGATCTTCGCCCTCTTCACCTCGGACGATCGGGTCGTAGACCCGGGCGGCGCCGTCGACCAGGTCCAGCGG from Streptomyces sp. NBC_01707 includes the following:
- a CDS encoding SpoIIE family protein phosphatase, with translation MDDRVVGALSLPDDWPAHPDLSLALNRMGSFDWDLDSGLMHMDRPALDVFDMRVDEYDGRPESLGPRVPTDEAARLDAMVSQALKCGQANYGAYFRILRRDGTLRWTHTQGFIRRDEAGRPHRIIGIVRDATQELADSTARRELDEERRRRTSLVETTTAALAHARTVQDVIEVLKNSQGLAHLGATSLVVGLLEAGRIHLVADGPAGSFVPGTRFTRTDEPYPMSEVIRTLRPRFIVSSEDFATSYPILWPRISGLGITSAAYLPLIAQARPIGAIGLLYSGKDGFEGDERNLLVALGSSIAQSLQRAMLYEQEHDLAEGLQQAMLPRRIPAVPGAQIAVRYRSARQGQDIGGDWYDVIPLPGGRVGAVIGDVQGHDTHAAAVMGQLRIVLHAYAAEGHSPATVMARASAFLHELDTDRFATCTYAEVDLTTGVIQLVRAGHIDPLVRDTDGSCRRMPVEGGLPLGLSAEFGGLEYPVSTMELDPGQTMLLYTDGLVELPGVDLDEGVQLLAARIRNGPQDLEQLADELCEEVDGCGGEDDVAVLLLRRKAAHAPRPGGRLQQNVAQNDPEALSSARHMIRAAVRAWGAKGRADDVELAADELITNALTHTDGGAIVTIRVLTGSGRRLRVDVEDRSSALPRRRDAGETGVSGRGLMLVDRLADTWGVESRGTGKCVWCEFIIPERE
- a CDS encoding chitinase; amino-acid sequence: MFGRTSRLFGIGLAAVCLVQTLVAATPSAAQDETCAVKSKPAGKVLQGYWENWDGAANGVHPPLGWIPITDSRIPAHGYNVINAAFPVIRSDGTVLWEDGMDSTVKVPTPAEMCQAKASGLTTLLSIGGATAGIDLSSSAVADRFVDTVVPILQTYNFDGIDIDIETGLTGSGNIGQLSTSQANLIRIIDGVLARMPSNFGLTMAPETAYVTGGSVAYGSIWGAYLPIVKKYADNGRLWWLNMQYYNGSMYGCSGDSYSAGTVQGFTAQTDCLNSGLTIQGTTIKVPYDKQVPGLPAQPGAGGGYMAPNLVSQAWNTYGGGLKGLMDWSLNWDGSKGWTFGDNVKALQGR
- a CDS encoding cyclic nucleotide-binding domain-containing protein: MSTAKNMLDALPPEGRARLLDQAAREVSLPVGTRIFEEGRKADRFWIIRSGQVELDLHVPGHRSAVIETLGRDELLGWSWLFPPRIWHLGAVAIYPVEAVEFDAAAVCSLCDEDAELGRALYRYVAETVAARLRGTRTRLLALYGPQSGNRAGANHDADIGQDLADI
- a CDS encoding YndJ family protein — its product is MSVLVDLIVMLGMLVVVPAGLRLTGAAELDRIRRLWPLFAVPGAVALWLPRGGPATVLAGCYALGAVLLALHAPPRLLRAVRASAAHRTAEIALFTALVTPSVAATALVAERSGHALFGFGPGILALTVPHFHFAGFAAALIAGLVRRVADGPAGRFAASSVPSGTLLVLIGYFIGDWAELAGAVVLTAGMWTVALLTWRTIRVSGRDRTTRTLFAVSSAVLVATMVLALSWALGEATGLPHPTLTWMAATHGLGNALGFALCSVLAWRRLQDQPEQSPPGRPGTGPPPADPALATSVRTDPPLTRPALTGLEDRTS
- a CDS encoding DUF1990 domain-containing protein is translated as MSTLTYPEVGATRLGPLPDGYNHLHHRVAVGRGRADFEAAGAAVTDWRMHRTSGARVRASTARAEAGTSVRVSIGVGPFRFTAPCEVVWTAYEKARIGFAYGTRPHHPECGEECFVVDLADDGTVWFTVLAFSRPVSWYVRLAGPLVPMAQHMYARRLGTALRRIVSAS
- a CDS encoding lipase maturation factor family protein, coding for MEWFTADGYWLSRLIFQRALAGIYLVAFLAAALQFRALIGERGMLPVPEFLRCTDWREAPGLFRLHYSDRFFAAVCWTGCAVAVALIAGVDSYVPLWAAMLLWLLPWALYLSIVQVGQIWYSFGWESLLLETGFLAVLLGNADTAPPVLVLWLLRWVLFRVEFGAGMIKIRGDACWRRLTCLDFHHETQPMPGPLSWFFHRLPKPLHRVEVAANHVTQLLVPVLLFAPQPVASAAAGLMIATQLWLVLSGNFAWLNWVTITLALSAVDWSLVATPPAQSTPPLWYEVVVIAVTALVLVLSYRPARNLVSRRQVMNRSFDPLHLVNTYGAFGSISRVRLEIVVEGTDEQLLHPGTAWQEYGFRGKPGDPRRLPRQFAPYHLRLDWLMWFAALSPAYAQSWFGPFVERLLENDRDTLRLLRHNPFPDAPPAHIRARVYHYRYTTWRELRATGRWWHRTYVRDFIRPVSLGPSFLSPTRRP
- a CDS encoding alpha-L-fucosidase codes for the protein MTELPRRHVLGMTAGAAVGAALLTPATADAAPRTGAALPGPDSHGSDWGTVPAAVPVALDSWFDNDGIDTAEARGGNFDGSGYTFPGEELPAGEREIDGTTFLFPASGAGAKNNIVALGQRIDLPPGRYLSGLFLTACSYGAASGRATVHYADGTTSNAALGGPDWYSGSGALTAAYRYRPDGDKDAHQVSIDVTEIALDPTREAVALTLPTTGPAEANSSSLHIFALSLQPAAEGRALSLRDAHSTTSLLDSGAQSVEATVVNAGTVAVLAADGLSLSVDVPGARTVEPARITRLAPGDQARVRIGIRSRPGTAPGTAQEGNVVARGRGQQAATVRRSLTLGVPDYRPTDASLSSHQAPYWFQEAKFGIFIHWGVYSVPAWAPVGTQYAEWYWNQMQDPNNPTYAHHRDTYGESFNYDDFIPQFRAERFDPRSWVELFRDAGAQYHVLTSKHHEGFALWDTKLSDRNAVKMGPRRDLVKELFDASRRYTPELHRGLYFSMPEWFNPDQPWMGHAPRNPYTLEPVPYTGYTAGKDYVTEFQGPQMLELVHGYDPEILWCDIGGDNDSHRVLSEYFNHAKNRARPIDVTVNNRSGIGTYDFTTPEYTTYDQIVTAKWESSRGLDPFSYGYNAQTPDEKYMTTEEVVHSLVDIVSKNGNFLLDIGPKADGTIPEIMQRRLRETGEWLKTNGEAIHGTTYWSRMPQLGEDLRFTVRPNKAFYIHSLAQPGATLTVEAPVPIRGGDRVTLLGYDRPLHWHTTGGSLVIDVPAGARRTGKHAWVFKVAWSG